One part of the Clostridium thermosuccinogenes genome encodes these proteins:
- the tnpC gene encoding IS66 family transposase has protein sequence MENTVKSTVTIEKLQTEIEILKQEKAELEAKLKWFEEQFRLHQHKLFGRSSEKTEVPEQLNLFNEAESEAKPAVPEPTLEEITYKRRKKQGHREEMLKDIPVETIEYRLPEEEQVCDCCGGKLHEMSKEVRREIEIIPAQVRVKEHVQYVYGCRNCEKNEISTPIVTAPMPKPALPGSLASASAIAHVMTEKFVKGLPLYRQEQDWERMGIEISRQTMANWMIQSSDRWLRPIYERMREHLQQRDILHSDDTTLQVLKEPGRAADSTSYMWLYRTGREGPPIILYDYQTTRAGKHPKKFLEGFKGYLHTDGYDGYSGMPGIIQVGCWAHARRYFVDALKAMPPKKDDKPTVTEEGLAFCNNLFEIEKMLHDVTPEERYEGRLKHSRPVLDKFKEWLKYWSPRVTPKSSLGKAIQYCRNQWDKLEAFMLDGRLEIDNNRSERSIKPFVIGRKNWLFSNTPKGANASATIYSIVETAKENGLNPFEYLTYLFERLPNINIKDQHALDTLLPWSANLLGHCKVPNK, from the coding sequence ATGGAAAACACAGTGAAATCAACGGTTACAATAGAAAAACTCCAAACAGAAATTGAAATATTGAAGCAGGAAAAAGCCGAGCTTGAAGCAAAACTCAAATGGTTTGAAGAACAATTCCGGCTGCATCAGCATAAGCTTTTTGGGCGTTCAAGTGAAAAGACGGAAGTCCCTGAACAGCTAAATCTTTTCAACGAGGCGGAATCAGAAGCCAAGCCTGCAGTTCCCGAACCAACATTAGAGGAAATTACATATAAACGTCGTAAAAAGCAGGGGCACAGAGAAGAAATGCTTAAAGACATTCCTGTAGAGACCATAGAGTATCGCTTGCCTGAAGAAGAGCAGGTTTGTGATTGCTGTGGCGGCAAACTGCATGAAATGAGCAAGGAAGTAAGGCGGGAAATAGAAATTATTCCGGCTCAGGTGCGTGTAAAGGAACATGTGCAGTATGTATATGGCTGCCGTAATTGCGAGAAGAATGAAATATCTACACCGATAGTAACAGCCCCAATGCCAAAGCCGGCACTTCCTGGAAGCCTGGCTTCGGCATCCGCCATAGCTCATGTAATGACGGAGAAATTTGTAAAAGGGCTTCCTCTTTATCGTCAAGAGCAGGACTGGGAGAGGATGGGGATTGAAATATCCAGGCAAACCATGGCGAACTGGATGATACAAAGCTCCGACAGGTGGCTGCGGCCGATATATGAACGAATGCGGGAACACTTGCAGCAAAGGGACATCCTCCATTCCGATGATACTACCCTCCAAGTACTCAAGGAACCCGGGCGAGCCGCAGATTCAACCTCCTACATGTGGCTATACCGGACCGGCCGGGAAGGGCCTCCGATTATTCTTTATGACTACCAAACTACCAGGGCTGGCAAACATCCTAAAAAATTTCTTGAAGGATTCAAAGGTTACCTTCATACGGATGGGTATGATGGTTATAGTGGCATGCCCGGAATCATCCAGGTTGGTTGCTGGGCACATGCAAGGCGTTATTTTGTCGACGCCTTAAAAGCCATGCCTCCAAAAAAAGATGACAAGCCCACAGTAACAGAAGAAGGTTTGGCATTTTGCAATAACTTGTTTGAGATAGAAAAAATGCTTCATGATGTTACACCGGAAGAAAGATATGAGGGCCGATTGAAACACAGCCGACCAGTGCTTGATAAATTCAAGGAATGGCTCAAATACTGGAGTCCAAGAGTAACTCCCAAAAGTTCATTAGGAAAAGCAATCCAATACTGCCGGAACCAGTGGGACAAGCTGGAGGCCTTTATGCTGGACGGCAGGCTAGAGATTGATAACAACCGAAGTGAACGGTCGATAAAGCCTTTTGTAATCGGGAGGAAGAATTGGCTGTTTAGCAACACGCCTAAAGGAGCCAATGCCAGCGCAACAATTTACAGTATTGTGGAGACGGCAAAAGAGAATGGGTTGAACCCGTTTGAATATCTTACTTATCTCTTTGAACGTCTACCGAATATAAATATCAAGGATCAACATGCATTAGACACCTTGTTGCCATGGTCAGCAAATCTTCTGGGTCATTGCAAAGTGCCCAATAAATAA
- the tnpB gene encoding IS66 family insertion sequence element accessory protein TnpB (TnpB, as the term is used for proteins encoded by IS66 family insertion elements, is considered an accessory protein, since TnpC, encoded by a neighboring gene, is a DDE family transposase.): MLSIAGTDKVYLACGSTDMRKSIDGLAAIVQQSFALDPFSSCLFVFCNKKRDKLKILQWEHNGFWLYYRRLEKGKFQWPKESCGTPMKVGVRELGWLLDGLSLEQKQAHKKVTVSAVI; the protein is encoded by the coding sequence ATGCTGAGCATAGCCGGCACCGACAAGGTCTACCTTGCCTGTGGAAGTACCGACATGCGTAAGTCTATCGATGGCCTGGCTGCCATCGTCCAGCAAAGCTTCGCATTAGACCCCTTCTCGTCTTGTCTATTTGTGTTCTGCAATAAAAAACGTGATAAGCTTAAAATCCTCCAATGGGAACATAATGGTTTCTGGCTATATTACCGGAGGCTTGAAAAAGGCAAATTCCAATGGCCTAAAGAAAGTTGCGGCACTCCAATGAAGGTTGGTGTCCGTGAACTGGGTTGGCTGCTGGATGGACTATCCTTGGAGCAGAAGCAGGCACACAAAAAAGTGACAGTAAGTGCAGTAATATGA